The sequence TATAGGAGTGCACGGAAGGGAAATAATCGACTCCCGGGGAAACCCCACGGTGGAAGTGGAGGTCTGGCTTGACAGCGGGGCATCGGGAAGGGCGGCCGTTCCCTCCGGGGCGTCCACCGGAACCTACGAGGCGGTGGAGCTTCGTGACGGCGGTCCCAGATACAACGGCAAGGGCGTCCTGAAGGCCGTGAACGGAGTCAACGAGAAGATCGCCCCCGAGCTCATGGGGTTTGATGCCGACGATCAGACCGAGCTCGACGCAGCCCTTATGGAGCTTGACGGAACGCCGAACAAGAGCGAGCTCGGCGCCAACGCCATTCTCGGCGTGTCCCTGGCCGCGGCCAGGGCTGCCGCAGACGACCATGACATGCCCCTGTGGGCATGGATAGGCGGCCTCGGGCCCTTCTCCCTCCCCACGCCCATGATGAACGTGATCAACGGCGGCGCCCACGCGGACAACAACGTGGACATCCAGGAGTTCATGATCGTTCCCCACGGGGCCGAGACCTTTGCCGAAGCCCTCCGCATTGGGGTTGAGACCTACCATTCCCTCAAGAAAACGGTCAACTCCAGGGGATACAGCACCGCCATCGGCGACGAGGGCGGATTCGCCCCGGACCTGAAGAGCAACAGGGAGGCCATCGACCTCATCCTCGAGGCGGTGGAGAAGGCCGGATACGCCCCAGGAAAGGATGTCAGCCTGGCCCTCGACCCTGCGGCATCGGAATTGTTCAAGGACGGCAAGTATCATTTCGCCGGGGAGAACAAAGTCTTCTCCGCCGAGGAGATGGTGGGCTACTGGGAGGAACTCTGCCGGGACTATCCCATCCTCTCCATCGAAGACGGCATGGCTGAGGACGACTGGGCCGGATGGGCCGTCATGACCTCGAGGCTCGGCAAGAAAATCCAGATCGTTGGTGACGACCTCTTCGTCACCAACCCCGAAAAGCTCTCCAGGGGCATCGAGGAAGGCATTGCGAATGCGATCCTCATCAAGCTGAACCAGATCGGCACACTCTCCGAGACCCTCAACGTCATTGCCCTCGCGAAGAGGTACGGCTACGGGACCATCATCTCCCACCGCTCCGGCGAGACGGACGATACCTTCATCAGCGACCTTTCCGTCGCCACCGGGGCCGGCCAGATCAAGACCGGAGCTCCCGCGCGGATCGACAGAGTCGCCAAGTACAATCAGCTCCTGCGAATCGCCGAAGACCTGGAACGGGCGCCCTATGCCAGGCTTTCCCAGTTCAGGGGAAACTCCTGCAGATAATATCCACGAAGGAGGAAACGAGATGAAAGAAATTATTTCCACCGCAGCGGCCCCAGCGGCCGTAGGCCCTTACAGCCAGGCCGTAAGGGCAGGGAATTTCCTTTTCTGCTCGGGACAGATTCCCATCGACCCTGCCACGGGGAATTTCGTCGAGGGCGGAGTGGAGCAGCAGGCGGAACAGGTTCTGAAGAACGTCAGGGCGGTTCTCGAGAGTGCCGGTTACTCCCTTTCCGATGTGATCAAGGCCACCGTTTTCGCCGCAAGCATGGGAGATTTCGCCGTGGTCAACGGCGTGTACGCGAAGCACTTCGACAAGGAACCGCCGGCGCGGTCCTTCGTGGAAGTGAGCGCCCTGCCCAAGGGCGCCCTCGTGGAAATCGAAGTCGTCGCCTGGAAGGAATAGCTTCCGGGGCGGAGAATACCTCCGCCCCTTCACCATCCCACTGAAGGAAGTGCGGAAATGAAGATAGCTGAACCCACAATTGAACGGCTTGTACAGTACCAACGCCTGCTGGAGCAGCTTGTCGCCGAAGGACAGAAAGTTGTTTCCTCCCAGGAAATGGGCGAGATGCTTTCCTTCAAGGCCAGCCAGGTGAGAAAGGACCTTTCCTATTTCGGAGAGATCGGCAAAAGGGGGGTCGGATACCACGTTGACCGGCTCCACAAGCATATCAGCCGCATTCTGGCCTCACCCAGGAAATGGTCCATCGGGCTCGTCGGAGTGGGAAAGCTCGGGGAAGCGCTGCTTGGATACCAGGCCTTCCGGAACGACAAATTTCGCATCAGGGCTCTTTTCGACGTGGACACGGAAAAGATCGGAAAGGAAATTCAGGGCATCCCCTGCTATTCTGCGGAAGACATTGCGGAGATCGTCCGGGAGAAGGAAATAGAGGTCCTGATACTCACCGTCCCCGGAGGAGCTGCACAGCACGTGGTCGACAAGGCAGCCGAGGCGGGGACGGTGAAGGGGATTCTCAATTTCGCGCCGGTCTCCCTTTCCGTTCCGGAGAATGTGCTTCTCGCGGCGGTGGACATTTCCGTCGAGCTCGAGAAGCTGCTTTTTTTCCTCAAGCACAAAGAAGAGTAGTATTTGATAGAATATCATGGTCCCCTTCGGGGCCTTTGAACCAAAATACTTTGAGGAGGCGTTTTTTTCATGAATCAGCAGTGCGGACAGACAGCTGGAGGACAGGGCAATCTTATGGGAATGCTTTTTCCCCTCGCGATATTCGTCGTTATCTTCTACTTCTTCATCATCAGGCCCCAAAAGAAACGGCAGAGAGCCCAGGAGGAACTTCTCGCGTCCCTTTCCAGGGGCGACCAGATCGTAACCATCGGCGGATTTTTCGCTACCATCAGGGAAGTAAAGGATGACAGCATTGTCGTGGAAATCGCCGACGGAGTGAAAGTCCGGATACTGAAGTCCGCAGTGGCCACCAAGCGTTCCGCGGCAGCCCCCCAGCAGAAGGAGTTCGCCCCCAGGGAGGATGCAGGCAAAACGGAAGAGGAGAAAAACTGACCTTTTCCCAGGTGAGGAAAGACACCGGTGCGGAGAGGGTCGCCTCCGGGCGGCCGCTCCGCTTTTTCCGGTCCTTTGATATGCACTAATTTCGCGGTATGTCCAGGAGGGAAGAATTATGCTCAGAAGAGACCGCTGGCGGCTCGGTTTAGTCGCCATCGTGGTTGTTGCGGCTCTCGTGACGGTGTTTCCCATATCGGGAAAGATCAACCTCGGGCTTGACCTGAAGGGCGGCGCGCACATCGTCCTTCAGGCGAAGGAATCGGAGGACAGCAAGGTGACGGAGGACAGCATCGAAAGGCTCCTCGCCGTCCTGCGGAACAGGGTTGACCAGTACGGCGTGGCCGAACCGGTCATTCAGAGGGAAGGCCGGGACAGAGTCATAGTTGACCTTCCCGGAATACAGGATCCTGACGCGGCTCTCGAACTCATAGGCAAGACAGCCGAACTGGAGTTCCGGTCCGTCATCGAGGCCACCGCCGCCGTTCCCCCCGGCCCCCAGAGGCCGAACTACGACAGCGACGAGGAATTCCAGAGAGCGGAGACCCGATGGAACGAAGCCAGGTCCCAGATCGAGGCGGCCAGGGAAGCTCTCGCCAAACGGAGCGAAGAAATAACCGGCTCCAGGGTGTCCAGGGACGATGAAGGCCGATACTATCTTCTCGGCCCTGTGCTGGTGAGCGGAAAAGACCTCGTGGACGCCAAGACCCGGTACGACAACCTGGGCAGACCGGTGGTGGGCCTCACTTTCAGTTCCGAGGGCGCGAAGCTCTTTGACAGGGCCACAGCGGACAACGTGGGTCGGCAGATTGCCATCGTCCTTGACGGCGTGGTTATCTCGGCCCCCGTGGTCCAGGAGAGGATTACCGGCGGCAATGCCCAGATTTCCGGACGGTTCAGCGCTGCGGAGGCAAGCCGGCTTTCCATTATGCTCCGGGCCGGAGCCCTTCCCATCGCCGTCGAAGTCATCGAAAACAGGTCCGTTGGGCCGAGCCTCGGCGAAGACTCCATCAACTCCGGAATCCGTGCCGGTCTTATAGGCGCATCCCTGGTGTTCCTTTTCATGCTGCTGTACTACCGTACCCTCGGCATTGCGGCGGATGCTGCCCTTGCGGTGGCCATCCTCCTCGTCTTTGCGGGCCTCATCTCCCTCAAGGCGACCCTCACCCTTCCCGGAATCGCGGGTATCGTTCTGACCATAGGCATGGCCGTGGACGGCAACGTGCTCATCTATGAACGGATGAGGGAAGAGACCAGGGCGGGAAAGACTCCTCTCGCGGCCATCGATGCAGGCTTCAAGAAAGCCCTGACAACCATCCTTGACGCCAACATCACAACCCTCATCGCCGCCGCCGTGCTCTTTTACTTCGGCAGCGGACCGGTCCGCGGCTTCGCCGTGACCCTGAGCATCGGCATCGTGGCGAGTGTCTTCTGCAACGTTCTCGTCACCAGGGCGCTCCTCCAGTACTTCATTGGAGGACGGGGCGCGGCGGGTTCCCTGCTGCCCCGCTCGTGAGAGGAAGGAAAGACGATCATGAGAATTTCTAACATCAACTTCATGCAGCACCGCAAAACCGCTCTTCTTCTCAGCCTTGTCTGTGTTGTGGCAAGCCTTGGGCTCATATTCTTCAAGGGGCTGAACCTCGGCATCGACTTCACGGGAGGCAACGTGGTGCAGGCCGAGTTCGCCCAGCCGACGGCCATCGAGGACATCCGGCAGGTCCTGAACTCTGTGGGGCAGGGCGGTTCCGTCATCCAATCCTACAGTGAGCGGGGCGTCATCATCCGGATAAGCGCCAACGAGGAAGAAGCCCGCAAGCAGGCCGTGAACGCCCTTCGTACCAAATTTCCCGGCATTCAGATCATACGGCTGGAAAAAGTCGGTCCCGTGGTGGGCGCCGAGCTGAGGCAGGAGGCCTTTATAGCCCTGATCCTCGCCCTGGCGGGCATTTTGGCCTACATCACCGTCCGCTTCCAGTTCCGCTTCGCCGTGGTGAGTGTGGCGGCCCTTCTTCACGACGCCGTCATCACCCTGGGAATTTTCAGCATTACCGGCATGGAGATTTCCTCGTCCTTCATCGCGGCCATTCTTACCATCGTGGGATATTCGCTCAACGACACCATCGTCGTCCTGGACCGCATCCGGGAGAACTGGAAAAACCTCAGGCGCGAGGGGATCGTCGATCTGCTCAACAACTCAATCAACCAGACAATCTCCAGGACCATCAACACGTCGGTCACTACCCTTCTTCCCGTAGTCGCTCTCTACGTCTGGGGCGGCGAGGTCCTCAGAAGTTTTTCCTTCGCTCTGCTGGTGGGCATTCTGGTGGGAACCTACAGCTCCATCTACGTAGCATCAGGCCTTTTGGCGGAATGGTGGATGAAGTCTCCCCAGAAGGGCTGATTTTTCTCAGTACTCCAGGGCCCCCTTCAGGGGGCTCCTTTTTTTATTCTCTTCCCGGCGCCTCTCTGCAGACTCCCCGGCAGGGCACCGGTGACGCTCCTTCCTGTCTTCGGATTTAGGGGAATAACCTAAATCCGCAGGTTTTTCAGGCAGAGGGAGTGTCGCCGGGCACAGCGCCCGGGGGAGAGAAACCGACACGGATGTCGGTTTCAGGTGCAGTTGTCAAGGACGACAATCTGCACCGGCGGCCCAAGCGAGCACTGGTGACACTCCCCGCTGCCTGCGGATTTAGGAATAACGACTTTAATTGTAGAACAAGGAAATTATGTGTTATACTCATATAATACCGATAAAGCCGAAAGATGAAACGGAGATAAATTCATCGACTGCATAAAGGAGGTTACAGCCATGAACACTACTGGAGCCGACGGTCCTTTCAGATTTATGGAATGCTCTATTCTGCCCGTGAGTACGGGCCTTCGAGCACAGACTCTCAGGGAACTCCGGTCCGCCATCCCCGAAATACCCGAAAGTTCCCTCTACTATCATTTCTGGGGCAGAATGCTCCGCCCTCATATCGCCGAGTCTGAGTTCAACAACGATTTTGCTTCCTGGGCCGATGGAGGCCTGGGGGACATCGAGCTGGCGGAAGTCCTCAGCGCGATCAATCCCGTGAAGTGCAAGGACTTCGCGGAACTTCGGTCGATCCTTGAGGATATCCTCGAGTCTCGCATCGACCAGGGGGATTTTTTGAGCTGGAAGAAGGCGGATAGGGAATTCTATTTTATTGCCTGCAGAAAGTTCATGTTCGCTACGGGGAAGGTCGCTTCCTCCCTGGAGGATTTTCCCGCAGCGGTCAAAACAGCCACCCGGCAGAGTTTCTTTCACCACTTTCTCGACGGCCGGCGACGTTCTCCCGAGGGAAAGGACGACTTCACCCTCTGGCTCGAGCAGTTCGGCGAGACGACCGCCGAGGTGAGGAGGCTCCTCGGCAGGGTGGATTCCTATCTTTTTTCCCTCGGAGAACTGAAGGGACAGATTGTCTCCATTCTCGAGAAGGGGCTCCGGAAGGGAGGAAAGAAATGATGTCCGACATGCTGAAGCAGTACGGCGAAATTATCGGTTTTCATGCCACGGACAGCCTGCTGGTCATAGCGGAAAAACTCAGGGGAAAGAAGATCGTCCATGTGAACTCCACCAAGGAGGGAGGCGGAGTGGCGGAAATCCTCTCTTCCATGGTTCCCCTCTCCCGGGAGCTCGGGCTGGACGTTTCCTGGGAGGTTATCGAGGGGGACGAACCCTTCTTCTCCTGCACGAAAACGCTGCACAATTCTCTCCAGGGAATGGCCGGAGGCCTTTCCGACGGACAGATCGCCTCCTACACGGAAACGAATCGAAGGAACGCCGAAAGGCTCAAGGACTGCCTCGAAGAGGCGGACTACGTTTTCATCCACGATCCCCAGCCGGCGGCCCTGCTCGGAATGATTCCCGGACGGAAAGGGAAATGGATCTGGCGGTGCCATATCGACGTCAGCGCCCCGAACAGGTCTGTGTGGCGGTTCGTGAAAAGGCAGGTCGAAGGGTACGACGCGTCCATCTTTTCTCTGTCCGATTTCGCCCAGCCTCTGCCGCACCCCCAGTTCCTCATTACGCCGAGCATCGATCCCCTGAGCGAGAAGAACATCCCACTCTCCAAGACGGAGATTGAAAAGACCTATCGGGAACTGGGGGTGCCCCGGGACAAGCCGATCATCCTCCAGGTTTCCCGTTTCGACCGGTTCAAGGATCCCCTGGGGGTCATAGAAAGCTACCGGATAGCGAAGGAATACGTTGATATCAGGCTTGTTCTCGCTGGAGGCGGAGCGACGGACGATCCCGAATCGGGCCAAGTGCTCTCCGCCGTCCAGGAGGCTGCGGCCGGCGATCCCGACATTGCGGTCCTGGTGCTTCCGCCGGACGCCCATCGGGCCATCAACGCCCTCCAGTCCGGTGCCGACGTGATCGTTCAAAAGTCAACCAGGGAGGGTTTCGGTCTTACGGTGAGCGAAGGCATGTGGAAGAGAAAACCGGTCATCGGAGGCGACGTCGGGGGCATCCGGCTGCAGGTCATCAACCGGTTCAACGGCTTCCGTGTACGCTCCCCCGAGGGCGCCGCCATCAGAATAAGGTACCTCCTGACCCACCGGTGGAAGAGGGAGAGAATGGGCGTGAACGCCAGACAGTACGTCCTTGAGAATTTCCTGATTACGGGCCAGCTGCGGAACTACCTGTCCCTTCTCGTGACCCTGGACGGAGGGGAAGGGGAGTGGGAGCGTTGGATATAGGACATCCCCGAATGGGTCTTTCGGATCTGGAAGGTTTCTTCGAATCCTTCCGGGGAGTCGGAGTCAGCCCTCTGCTCGTAAGCGACTATGACGGCACGCTCGTCCCTTTTCGCAGGGAAAGGGACGAGGCCGTCCCCTCCCGGGAAACCAGAGACTTGGTCAGGCGAATCGGAGAAGCTGGGGGGGAGTTCATTCTCCTCACGGGGAGAGAGGCGTCCGAGGCGGCTTCCCTGCTTGGAGTGCCTGCGGAAATATGGGGGTGCCACGGATGGCAGCGCCGTTCCCCCGGAGGAGAGACGATCACCATGCCCCTGTCGGGCGCGGAGGAAGATGCTCTACGGTTGCTTCCGGATCTGTTCCGCTCCTTTCCTTCCGATGCCGTGGAAAGGAAGCCCGTATCGATCGCTCTTCACTGGAGAGAGCGGCCCGATGTGCTGGAACAGTACGGAAAGCTGGAGAAGTCCATTATTGAGAGAGCTTCGTCAGCAGGCCTTGAAAAACTCCCCTTTGATCAGGGGGTTGAGTTCCGCCTTCCGTCATGTACCAAGGGGGAGGCCATGAAACGGATACTGGCTGCCCGAAGTTTCAGGGACCCCGTCTGCTATCTCGGAGATGACGTGACGGACGAAGATGCCTTCCGGGCGCTCGACGGAAGGGGCGTGGGGGTTCTCGTATCGGCTCTTCCGGCGGCGAGCGCCGCCGTTGTCAGAATACGCCCGGAGGAAGTCCCGGAATTCCTCCGGAAATGGATTGCCGCTCTTGAAGCCGAAAGAAGGGAATCGCCGTGAAGCGAAAAGCAAGACTGCTGGTGGTGTCCAACCGGCTTCCGGTGACCCTCTCCTGTGAGGAGGGGAAGTGGAAAGGATACCCGGCCTCAGGGGGGCTGGTCAGCGCCATGACCCCCGTGCTGAAGAACAGGGGCGGTTTCTGGGTCGGGTGGCCCGGAACCGGTTCGGGTGCTCGTCTTGCCGATATTCGGGATATCCTCGGCCCGGTGTCGGAGGAAAGCGGGTACCGCTTTCTTCCCGTTATGCTCACCAGGGAAGATGTCAATGACTTCTACTACGGATATTCCAACTCAGTGCTGTGGCCGCTTTTTCACGACCTCCAGAGCCGCTGCGATTTTTCTCCCCGCTACTGGGACGGCTATATCCGTTCAAACGCCAAGTTCGCCAGGGTCGTCCTGAGACACGCCTCGGAGGACGACTTTATATGGGTGAACGATTACCAGCTCATCCCCCTGGGAGCCATGCTCCGGGAGAAGAATCCCGGGCTCAGGACATCCTTTTTTCTTCACATTCCTTTCCCGAGCGTGGATGTGTTCATGAAAATGCCCAGGCGCAGCGAAATCCTCGACCAGATGACCCGGTACTCCTTCATGTGCTTCCAGACTGGAAGAGACAGAAAGAATTTCCTT is a genomic window of Aminivibrio sp. containing:
- a CDS encoding glycosyltransferase codes for the protein MMSDMLKQYGEIIGFHATDSLLVIAEKLRGKKIVHVNSTKEGGGVAEILSSMVPLSRELGLDVSWEVIEGDEPFFSCTKTLHNSLQGMAGGLSDGQIASYTETNRRNAERLKDCLEEADYVFIHDPQPAALLGMIPGRKGKWIWRCHIDVSAPNRSVWRFVKRQVEGYDASIFSLSDFAQPLPHPQFLITPSIDPLSEKNIPLSKTEIEKTYRELGVPRDKPIILQVSRFDRFKDPLGVIESYRIAKEYVDIRLVLAGGGATDDPESGQVLSAVQEAAAGDPDIAVLVLPPDAHRAINALQSGADVIVQKSTREGFGLTVSEGMWKRKPVIGGDVGGIRLQVINRFNGFRVRSPEGAAIRIRYLLTHRWKRERMGVNARQYVLENFLITGQLRNYLSLLVTLDGGEGEWERWI
- a CDS encoding redox-sensing transcriptional repressor Rex; translation: MKIAEPTIERLVQYQRLLEQLVAEGQKVVSSQEMGEMLSFKASQVRKDLSYFGEIGKRGVGYHVDRLHKHISRILASPRKWSIGLVGVGKLGEALLGYQAFRNDKFRIRALFDVDTEKIGKEIQGIPCYSAEDIAEIVREKEIEVLILTVPGGAAQHVVDKAAEAGTVKGILNFAPVSLSVPENVLLAAVDISVELEKLLFFLKHKEE
- a CDS encoding DUF5752 family protein, with the protein product MNTTGADGPFRFMECSILPVSTGLRAQTLRELRSAIPEIPESSLYYHFWGRMLRPHIAESEFNNDFASWADGGLGDIELAEVLSAINPVKCKDFAELRSILEDILESRIDQGDFLSWKKADREFYFIACRKFMFATGKVASSLEDFPAAVKTATRQSFFHHFLDGRRRSPEGKDDFTLWLEQFGETTAEVRRLLGRVDSYLFSLGELKGQIVSILEKGLRKGGKK
- a CDS encoding RidA family protein, producing the protein MKEIISTAAAPAAVGPYSQAVRAGNFLFCSGQIPIDPATGNFVEGGVEQQAEQVLKNVRAVLESAGYSLSDVIKATVFAASMGDFAVVNGVYAKHFDKEPPARSFVEVSALPKGALVEIEVVAWKE
- the secD gene encoding protein translocase subunit SecD → MLRRDRWRLGLVAIVVVAALVTVFPISGKINLGLDLKGGAHIVLQAKESEDSKVTEDSIERLLAVLRNRVDQYGVAEPVIQREGRDRVIVDLPGIQDPDAALELIGKTAELEFRSVIEATAAVPPGPQRPNYDSDEEFQRAETRWNEARSQIEAAREALAKRSEEITGSRVSRDDEGRYYLLGPVLVSGKDLVDAKTRYDNLGRPVVGLTFSSEGAKLFDRATADNVGRQIAIVLDGVVISAPVVQERITGGNAQISGRFSAAEASRLSIMLRAGALPIAVEVIENRSVGPSLGEDSINSGIRAGLIGASLVFLFMLLYYRTLGIAADAALAVAILLVFAGLISLKATLTLPGIAGIVLTIGMAVDGNVLIYERMREETRAGKTPLAAIDAGFKKALTTILDANITTLIAAAVLFYFGSGPVRGFAVTLSIGIVASVFCNVLVTRALLQYFIGGRGAAGSLLPRS
- the otsB gene encoding trehalose-phosphatase; its protein translation is MGLSDLEGFFESFRGVGVSPLLVSDYDGTLVPFRRERDEAVPSRETRDLVRRIGEAGGEFILLTGREASEAASLLGVPAEIWGCHGWQRRSPGGETITMPLSGAEEDALRLLPDLFRSFPSDAVERKPVSIALHWRERPDVLEQYGKLEKSIIERASSAGLEKLPFDQGVEFRLPSCTKGEAMKRILAARSFRDPVCYLGDDVTDEDAFRALDGRGVGVLVSALPAASAAVVRIRPEEVPEFLRKWIAALEAERRESP
- the eno gene encoding phosphopyruvate hydratase, with the protein product MSSIIGVHGREIIDSRGNPTVEVEVWLDSGASGRAAVPSGASTGTYEAVELRDGGPRYNGKGVLKAVNGVNEKIAPELMGFDADDQTELDAALMELDGTPNKSELGANAILGVSLAAARAAADDHDMPLWAWIGGLGPFSLPTPMMNVINGGAHADNNVDIQEFMIVPHGAETFAEALRIGVETYHSLKKTVNSRGYSTAIGDEGGFAPDLKSNREAIDLILEAVEKAGYAPGKDVSLALDPAASELFKDGKYHFAGENKVFSAEEMVGYWEELCRDYPILSIEDGMAEDDWAGWAVMTSRLGKKIQIVGDDLFVTNPEKLSRGIEEGIANAILIKLNQIGTLSETLNVIALAKRYGYGTIISHRSGETDDTFISDLSVATGAGQIKTGAPARIDRVAKYNQLLRIAEDLERAPYARLSQFRGNSCR
- the yajC gene encoding preprotein translocase subunit YajC, with the translated sequence MNQQCGQTAGGQGNLMGMLFPLAIFVVIFYFFIIRPQKKRQRAQEELLASLSRGDQIVTIGGFFATIREVKDDSIVVEIADGVKVRILKSAVATKRSAAAPQQKEFAPREDAGKTEEEKN
- the secF gene encoding protein translocase subunit SecF, encoding MRISNINFMQHRKTALLLSLVCVVASLGLIFFKGLNLGIDFTGGNVVQAEFAQPTAIEDIRQVLNSVGQGGSVIQSYSERGVIIRISANEEEARKQAVNALRTKFPGIQIIRLEKVGPVVGAELRQEAFIALILALAGILAYITVRFQFRFAVVSVAALLHDAVITLGIFSITGMEISSSFIAAILTIVGYSLNDTIVVLDRIRENWKNLRREGIVDLLNNSINQTISRTINTSVTTLLPVVALYVWGGEVLRSFSFALLVGILVGTYSSIYVASGLLAEWWMKSPQKG